ACTACCTGTTTAGAAAATACAAAGACACTTTAGGATTTAAAAGTCTGGCTGTAAACAGCTtctctttgaatttttaaactgTTAGAGTCTCTTAAGGGAGTGGCGAATTTTGGATACAGATCAGACTGCAAATTCAGACTATAGGTTATCTCATTGAATACTCCAGGAAATAGCTCCTATACCTGAATCTTTAAGCAATTATCCCAATAAAAATCTTCAGAACTATCTTGTAATTGGTTTGGATTTGATTTTCTTTGAAGGCTGAATGATTCATGTTACACACTTGTATGTTAGTCATTCACAATTTATAAATGGCAACTTAACTTCAGTATTTATGATTTGCGATCAATACTCTAGCAATCAAACACTCACCTTTTCTATTTCAAtacttcaattttcttttttgttcttaacTCTTTCTCAGAACGGCTGGATCACGAGCAAACCAGTCTCCAGTTGCAGATGTTTGTGAtaatatttagggaaaaaaagtCTCTGAGATTAGTAAATGAAGTTGGAGAATAAATAGATGAATCAGAAGtcggtgtgtgtatgtgtgcttgtgtatgtggtgtgtggtggtgggtgtgtgtgtgtgtatatatgtgtgtatgtgttatggCTTACAAAACAGGAATCTTAGATCTCCTAATGATTGGCCTtcatgttttatacttttgttttcGTGGATCTTTGGCAAATGCGGTTATCAATGGCTATTTGATATTAAGGAGAAAAAATCAAATTGCAATGTGACACTTTAATGACAAGAATGGAGATGAACAAAACACCAaaactattgtgtgtgtgtgtgtgtgtgtgtgtgtgtgtgtcgggggtaGGGGGGTGGGTATCCACTTTACCTTGAACCTGGGCTGAGATGGTGAGGAAGGATGACCAAAAGGGGTAGAACCTTAAGTAGTATTTAGCCGGATTTGAGTTTACAAAGCTCGTATTGACAGTGAGCCTTTCTCCTTAAAGGAGAGGCTCTATTCCTCTTAAGAGACATAGCCTCTCTTTCAACGGGAGTCTGCTTTTCTTCTGAAACACTTTCATAATTAAGTGACTTTCCTTGCATGGGTGCCTGGGGACAGCTGATTTTTCTCAGAGGATGAAGAAAGTTACGTATTGATTGCTGTTGCTCGCAGCATGTTCGTACCAGCGCGGGCAGAAACGGGCTCACGAGCGCCCTCGAATTCACACACACTCACCGAAATACACATCTCAGCCCGTGGAAACGcattcacacacacccacatacactcCTCTGCACCTCATTCAGATGGGTCCACGCGGAGTCAGGGCTGCGCTTCCCTTGGCATGGGCGTGTGTGCGGCGAGggcgtgtgtgcgtgcgtgtgtgagagtgtgtgtagAGAAACCCATTAGGCAGACCGCAGCTACGTTATTCTGCAAGCATACTGCGATTCCCGATCCCGTGTATGTAggaccacaaaaaaattaaatcgctgataaacttttttttgtaaattctcTTTTCCGAAGGAAGGCGCTGGAAGAGCTACTCCCGGTAGTTAAAGGCCCGGGAGACCAGATGGCGAATCCCGGGGCGCGTCCGCTTCGGCGGAGCGCTGGGTTCCGCTAGCCGGACTGGTTCCCCATCTGACTGATCTAATCAATGACTCCGAAGAGCCGGGGCTCCTGGCCCCGCCCCCGCCATCCTCTTCTCCGCCTCCCATTGGACGCGGGCCGAgaaggcagggccttgctcctcGCTCGGATTGGCTGGCAGGGAATCAGTATCAATGTTTAAGCGGCGGCGTGAGGTGAATAGAGTCAGTCAGCAAGAGACGCTGGGGAGAGAGCAGGGATCGCGAGCCCGGCGGATGCGGCAGCGGCGGAAGGCGGCTGGGGAGACGCTACTCCAACTGTTGAATTGAATTTTCACCTTTCCTTTCATCCGCTGATTTGCTTGCGGAGATGGATTTATTTGCTTTGAAATCTGCGTATCTTTCTCAGACTGTGGGGTGATCCCGGCAGACACCAGACTGAAAGAGACCACCCGTGACAGAAAAGgaggaattaaaaaacaaaaaaaaacaaaaaaaacaacaaaaaaaccctccacAACAGACTGCACAATTAACTGTACACACCGATGTTGGACTTTGCGAATAGAAAAAATTGAGAGGAAAATCTTGAACTATGATGCGAGGCTAAGCTGGGAACAATTACTGGAAAcctgattttgtttttccttttccaagactCTGAAAAATTTCGGGGTACCTCTCGCCTAACCAAGaggaaaggtttaaaaaaaaaacaaactaaataaacCAATACACCTAGCAAAGCAGACGCCTTGTTTTCCAGAACCTCGGACTCGGCAGAAAGAGGTAGAGTAAAAGTGCTGCTAGATTCAGCTtcaccttcctccctccatccctttctcttgcattttctttttccccaaaaaCATGAATCTGGTTTTTCTTTCTATAGACTGAGTCAGAGAAAGCGTTAGGAAGAAGCCGCAACTAATGTCTGTGAAGGGAGGACCATCAGGCGAGAGTGAATACGATTCGTTCCGCTGCTTCTGACTCATCCGGCAGATCGGAACACCTGCATTTCTGGATGTGTCATTCCCGTATGTCGAGGCGCCTCCAGAACCCGAAATAATGTGTAGACAGACCTGTGTCTAACATCCCCTCGGAGGGAGCTCCCCGGAGTAGGCGCCCCTGGCTGGACCGCCGCGGCCGCAGCTCTGCACCCCCTGCCCTCCCTGAGTCGCCCAGAAAGACTGAAAGAGAGACTGCAGAATGCATCACGCCAAACCTTGATGTGTTGCTTTCATCCAGCCCACTCCTCCTACTATAAGagaaaattgaaggaaaaaaaaaaaaaaaccacgtaCTTTATTTGCTTCAAATATTCTTCACTTTTATTCCTCGCCAAGGTTTTCTTTTCTAGATGAAGAGGACTGGGAGGCAGGGCTATTGGAAGGAGATgctgaatagaaagaaaagagaggcacTTGACAGCCCAGCCCTGTGAATGCAGAGACTGTTTCCCTTCTAGCCAGAGACAGGGAGAGTGTGTGTGCAAGGACTGGAAGGGAGGCTCCCCTTCCTTTTCATTcggcctccccactccccctttAAATCTGCACGTCCAACCATGAGTTGCCTGTTGATTTCCCTTCGCCTGGGAAGAAAGGCAAACTGGAATTAAACTGCTTGGAGAGAAGTCCTTGCTCGCGGGGAGAGGATGGGATGGTAGCGGAGGCTACTGACTTGGCGTAGAGAAATCGGAGAGTGTGTTCTACGAACAGAGGCGAAGATTTATCCCTCTATTTCCCCCCTCCCAATAGACTCACACAGCAAATGCTGATCAGGCTGTGGCTTTCTTGATTTCGGGGGAGAGCCTTTTccgaggaagagagggaggagcctGGTGGGGAGAGGAAACTACAAATCGGGACACTAGTTCTTTACGCTgcatttcctcccctccctttgGCTGCtcggaaaggagagagaggaaaaaaaaaatacgctTGGCTGGGAGATGCAgtccgccgccgccgctgcctcaGCCAGCAACGCAAGATTAGATCTCTAAATGCAGCAAAACACTGCCTGAAAACAGACCGGCCCGCGCAGCAAGCAGACATTTCACGGTGCGCTGGGGAAGCTTCAAAATATATCTGTGACTCTGTCTTCGTTGCTCTTCATCCCCATCAATTTCATCACGGGAGGCGAGCAGCAAGTAAGAATTTCACTTTCGGATCTGCCTAGAGACAcacctccctgctccctcccccaCTCGATGTAAAGAGTATTCCGGAGTCTCTGGGCGGGAGTAGATTTGCAGCACCCTAGCGGGAGCGAGGAAAACCTACGGATTCTTTAGCTCATTATCATCTCTCCCAGACGAGATTTCCTTCTTATCGCCTGCCTCATCGCTCAAGTTTGAGCCTCCCGAAGTCCAGGCGGGAGAGACGAAACCCCTGGCTCACCCCCAGCTGCAGGAAGCCGCCGCCTTGCTCCAAGCCCCTGCAGCTCTGCTGCACCGCAGATTCTCACCCAGTGCGGATGCTGTAGATCAACAGGTTCAGGGAACTTGAGCAGAATAAGGAGAGACCACCGGGTGCCGCAGCTCGGGTGCAGAGGGAAAAAAGGACCCATAGACTTGTGGCTCGCGTCGCGCGCGCACGCTGCGCCAGGGCTCCAGGCTGGCGCGCACTCCCTCTCTGGCTCCTCCAGTCCGGCTGCTCCTGCCCCCACCTTACAGGTCTGGGATGTACCTTTCCATCTGTTGCTGCTTTCTTCTATGGGCCCCTGCCCTCACTCTCAAGAACCTCAACTACTCCGTGCCGGAGGAGCAAGGGGCTGGCACGGTGATCGGGAACATCGGCAGGGATGCTCGACTGCAGCCTGGGCTTCCGCCGGCAGAGCGCGGCGGCGGAGGGCGCAGCAAGTCGGGTAGCTACCGGGTGCTGGAGAACTCCGCACCGCACCTGCTGGACGTGGACGCAGACAGCGGGCTCCTCTACACCAAGCAGCGCATCGACCGCGAGTCCCTGTGCCGCCACAATGCCAAGTGCCAGCTGTCCCTCGAGGTGTTCGCCAACGACAAGGAGATCTGCATGATCAAGGTAGAGATCCAGGATATCAACGACAACGCGCCCTCCTTCTCCTCGGACCAGATCGAAATGGACATCTCGGAGAACGCTGCTCCGGGAACCCGCTTCCCCCTCACCAGCGCACATGACCCCGACGCCGGCGAGAATGGGCTCCGCACCTACCTGCTCACGCGCGACGATCACGGCCTCTTTGGACTGGACGTTAAGACCCGCGGCGACGGCACCAAGTTCCCAGAACTGGTCATCCAGAAGGCTCTGGACCGCGAGCAACAGAATCACCATACGCTCGTGCTGACTGCCCTGGACGGTGGCGAGCCTCCACGTTCCGCCACCGTACAGATCAACGTGAAGGTGATTGACTCCAACGACAACAGCCCGGTCTTCGAGGCGCCATCCTACTTGGTGGAACTGCCCGAGAACGCTCCGCTGGGTACAGTGGTCATCGATCTGAACGCCACCGACGCCGATGAGGGTCCCAATGGTGAAGTGCTCTACTCTTTCAGCAGCTACGTGCCTGACCGCGTGCGGGAGCTCTTCTCCATCGATCCCAAGACCGGCCTAATCCGTGTGAAGGGCAATCTGGACTATGAGGAAAACGGGATGCTGGAGATTGACGTGCAGGCCCGAGACCTGGGGCCTAACCCTATCCCAGCCCACTGCAAAGTCACGGTCAAGCTCATCGACCGCAACGACAATGCGCCGTCCATCGGTTTCGTCTCCGTGCGCCAGGGGGCGCTGAGCGAGGCCGCCCCTCCCGGCACCGTCATCGCCCTGGTGCGGGTCACTGACCGGGACTCTGGCAAGAACGGGCAGCTGCAGTGTCGGGTCCTGGGCGGAGGAGGGACGGGCGGCGGCGGGGTTCTGGGCGGGCCCGGGGGTTCCGTCCCCTTCAAGCTTGAGGAGAACTACGACAACTTCTACACGGTGGTGACTGACCGCCCGCTGGACCGCGAGACACAAGACGAGTACAACGTGACCATCGTGGCGCGGGACGGGGGCTCTCCTCCCCTCAACTCCACCAAGTCGTTCGCGGTCAAGATTCTAGACGAGAACGACAACCCGCCTCGGTTCACCAAAGGGCTCTACGTGCTTCAGGTGCACGAGAACAACATCCCGGGAGAGTACCTGGGCTCTGTGCTCGCCCAGGATCCCGACTTGGGCCAGAACGGCACCGTATCCTACTCTATCCTGCCCTCGCACATCGGCGACGTGTCTATCTACACCTATGTGTCTGTGAATCCCACGAACGGGGCCATCTACGCGCTGCGCTCCTTTAACTTCGAGCAGACCAAGGCTTTTGAGTTCAAGGTGCTTGCTAAGGACTCGGGGGCGCCCGCGCACTTGGAGAGCAACGCCACGGTGAGGGTGACAGTGCTAGACGTGAATGACAACGCGCCAGTGATCGTGCTCCCCACGCTGCAGAACGACACCGCGGAGCTGCAGGTGCCGCGCAACGCTGGCCTGGGCTATCTGGTGAGCACCGTGCGCGCCCTAGACAGCGACTTCGGCGAGAGCGGGCGCCTCACCTATGAGATCGTGGACGGCAACGACGACCACCTGTTTGAGATCGATCCGTCCAGCGGCGAGATCCGCACGCTGCACCCCTTCTGGGAGGACGTGACGCCCGTGGTGGAGCTGGTGGTGAAGGTGACCGACCACGGCAAGCCCACCCTGTCCGCTGTGGCCAAGCTCATCATCCGCTCGGTGAGTGGATCCCTTCCCGAGGGGGTACCACGGGTGAATGGCGAGCAGCACCACTGGGACATGTCGCTGCCGCTCATCGTGACTCTGAGCACTATCTCCATCATCCTCCTAGCGGCCATGATCACCATCGCCGTCAAGTGCAAGCGCGAGAACAAGGAGATCCGCACTTACAACTGCCGCATCGCCGAGTACAGCCACCCGCAGCTGGGCGGGGGCAAGGGCAAGAAGAAGAAGATCAACAAAAATGATATCATGCTGGTGCAGAGCGAAGTGGAGGAGAGGAACGCCATGAACGTCATGAACGTGGTGAGCAGCCCCTCCCTGGCCACCTCCCCCATGTACTTCGACTACCAGACCCGCCTGCCCCTCAGCTCGCCCCGGTCGGAGGTGATGTATCTCAAACCGGCCTCCAACAACCTGACTGTCCCTCAGGGGCACGCAGGCTGCCACACCAGCTTCACCGGACAAGGGACTAATGCAAGCGAGACCCCTGCCACTCGGATGTCCATAATTCAGGTAGGAGACTTTTAGCATAACTGGGAGTTCACTTTATTGCTGGTTTTGGAGCTGTCCTGAAACCTTTGGAACAGGGCAAGCCACTCTGCCAGCAGCAgtgagaaggggaaaaaaaattaaatgaaaacggTTTACACTTCTGACACTGTGTATACATCATATTCTACACATAATCCCTCCCATGTGAATAGTCTAAACTCTACCAAACGTAAATATCttactgtttcattttaaaatttatttttataggtttAAAAATGTTAGCAGTGTTCAATAATAAtagcttattttacttacttttatttgttggtttacatttcttttcataaaaaGGAATTCccagagcagaaaaaaatgttttagttaaTTGTCTTGAAAATactttaattctgtttttttaaatgatgccaaaaattaaagaaacttaTACCCAAGTATTAAGAAGTCAACTTCTTTAAGGACAGAATAACAACCAGTCAGAATTTCAGAGTTCATTCAATTTGAGCTAACTTTTCACCCTTAAAAAGTCAGCTTTATATTTTAAAGGTGGTTTAAATAACATGAATCTCACTTATTCTTCATCATTCCATTATGCTAAAACTCCAGCATAATGCATTAATACAGCTTAAGCTTTTCAAATGTGAGTTATACTCTGAAGCACTTTGAAAAGTTTGAATACATGCAGGCTCTGCATAATGACTAATAACTATCTATGAAaagtttgtatttgttttgtccTGTGGTTATCGTGATCTGTTTCTTGGAGTCACTGAGGAATGAAAGGAATATAGCAGAGGACCAGAGGCTCATTTTGCGCTACTGAAAAAAGGAGGCAAAGTTACACTGAAGACACTTGATGTGCCAAAATGAATTCATGATGCATTTAGTTTGCAAAGTGTGTATTTTAAGTATATCTAAgtgatatttaatatatattagatagTATGACTCAAAGTTATTGATAATACCACAAAACTAAATGACTGACCCAGCTTGGACATAGATTCTAACAGCAGCAAGTGACTATACCATGTCTAGTCATTGTCTTGTTTCTTTTACCCACTATTGAGTTGTGTCACAGAAAAACTTAATTCTTGCTTATTATAATTGTATGTTGCAACAAATTACTCTGGATGAGCAGTATGTGGAATTCAAAATTGAGCTTAACTGAAAGTGACATCTCGAGATGAAGATTAGTTTGGGCCAAGTGTTCATAATTTTATGCTTTGAAAAGCAAATAACTTTTGATGACACTTGACTCAATAATGCTTTTATTGTTAAAATGGAGCAGTAATATTTCATAATCTTATTCTTTCTAACATAATAAGTATACCAAATACTAATAATtagcaaaatatattttcctataatAGTATAATGTCCTTGTAAAATAATCTCACACTTGACActactaaatattaaaatatcaattataGTATTAAATCTCACTTCTAATAGTGTTTACTGTACATCAGTAATCATAATTTTTTAAGGTctatataaaactgaaaaagaaattctccactttaaaaaaatgtggtttctATGAAAGTATTTCTGTGACTGTATAAAACTGGTATTTATGATAATCAATACGTATTTAGAAGGAAATATTAAAACACATATTTAAAGATTTGCTACAGTCAttttataaatacacatatgtTAAAtgcctttctttatatttttatcattgaCAATTACAAAGATGTCACAGAGGGTTAATGCTTAGTCTTCCATTTAAAGTGCTGTGAGTTGAATTTTCATTTAGTTTCCTGTAAAAATGAAGGTGGTGCAGAATTTTCAACAAGCCTGATTCCTTGGTTAGACTAGTGGGGAACAATCTTGGATTGAAATATCCACAGGTTTTGAGAGATAGTGATACCTGTAGTATATTGCACCATGCTGTTCTTGAAGGTGGTCATTGCTTAAGGAGGAATAGGATAATGATTCCTCTCATTGACAGTAAAACTCAAGCTAAAGCaaatacacacgtgcacacacacacacacagaatgcaAAGGGAAAACTTTTTTAACattccgtttcttctagattcttAATTCATGCCATAAAGACACaaactatgtttttgttttaagtccTTGAAATGTTTTGCACAGTGGCTAATTTTCCCATATTGTTTCTGCCCTAGAAATATCCTCAACATGCATTGTTTAAACgtttttttaattcagtttttgTAATCCTCTAAAGGATGCTTTGTAAGTTCTTAATATGTTAATTCTCTTTCAAATATATCAGGTTTATCTCAATATTAATTATGGGGAGCAGAGTAAATTAACTACAgggacagtctttttttttttttaactagtgtGTCGCAAACACACTGTGCTAAAGTGACATGCTTAAATTAAAGCATTTAGGTATCCCATAATCTTGTTTCAGGTGCTTTTAttagtgtatatatgtaatacagCATCCTAAGGAAACACACTATTAATCTCACGTGTATTTCTGAAGGTAGAATTTTAATCCACAGAGTGCACTTAGCCTAACTGCTACTAGGTCTGgttcatctttattttatagcATCTGTGTTCTGTTTGGAAGTACAATGTATTCTACTGATGGAATGAAAAGAATTTCATAATTGTGTTGAGATACACTGGTACAGTGTGGTGATATGAAATTTAGGAACTTTATGATTTATGAGGCTCACGTTATAGCTAAAGTTAAGATTTAAGTATCAAAGCATTTTGTGTGGGTCAAAGGGCCTAAAATGTTAAGGTTAACGCCTGTAGGTTCTCCTTGGGCACAGGAGTACTTTTACTGAGTATGGATGCTAAGCATTCATATAAGCTGATACAGAAAGAGTGGTGTTTGCAAGAAGAGATTTGATTTCAGGTGTTTTTCAAGTTCCTcagaaaaattaaagtataaagtGTTTAAACAATAGATTAGCAACTACCCACAATAGTGTGAATCATAATAAAACACagttataattaaatatttaagtctttttaaacatataaaactGATTTTGAAGAATAGGAGCACATGTTTTGTAGTACATAAGGCAAATAGATTGTTATACAAATTTATAAGAGCACTTTTTATAGGAGCAATATTCATGTGAATTATTTTATGTGTTAATATGAAATCTAAAGTCAAGTAAAGAGGTTATTACTAGTTCTCAAGAATAACTGCTTATCGTGATTTATCAAGAATTAAGTGCTAAGTCTCAGGGTGACTTCTCAACAGGTGTTTTCAATGAAGGCCTTGtaggaaagagaggaggaggctggggacTTCTCACTGATGGGAGACTTCCCAGTTTTGTTTGAACATctgtgttttcacattttttgtagCACTACTACAAGTCATTTTAATATGCTCTCATAGAAGGAAATATATTGAGCCAGCAGAATAAGatctactaaaataaattttgaaaaggaaTACATTCTTACTCAGTGTTTTACAAATCAATTTCAAACGATTCACATTTGAGTTGACTTTAGAGTCTTTATGCTAGGAAGATAAAATCCTTTTGATAGATGTACATGGCCTTTTCAATAACAGGGAATTAAGCATATGGTAAATACCTAGAGCCaatccaaatatataaaaatgatattgaAGTGTAGAGGACTAATGTGTCATAGTGTAAACAATAAACTCAATATTGCAGAGTAAAAAGGTGaaaggagactccatctttaataGCAACATTATCCGCTGTATGCCTTTATTCCCACTTTGCTCTAGTACAGGAAGATCTTCACTACGGGGACTTATTCAGATAAGTTCTCAAGATCATGATCTTCAAAATTTCATACTGTAGCCTATCAATGATTTCAGTAACAAATACAAAGTGCGTGAACAATTTATTTTGGTACTTATAATTTTGGAGATACTTTGCTATGATTTTTATTCTAAGACAGCTGTTTAATTAGTATATGCATTAGTTTCCATAAACTATATATACATCTCTACTTGTAGGCATTCTGGTATCTTGAGTAGGAAAGGAATGTCCCTTTCTTACTGTGTGCCTTCTGGATTGTTTAGTTCACTCatcctttttcttaaatattttgaaaaggtaGAATGAGTAATTCCTACTTGAGAGTACACaataattacatatttctttttctgttttatcaggCATTAAAAGTAGTGTAAAGTAAATaaacttaattaaaatataatcagaTATTCAATGTTTAGAGttttttttggagaaaagttTATAACCCCTAAAAGTCCAAAAAttgttatcatcattattatattgttacttttatttttatatgcgtCTATGAAAATTTTAGCTCCAATTTTAATGTGGCATTTCTGTATTTCccaataaatgaaaacacagaaagTATAAAGCTAGAAACCAGAGAatcttgtttttaatattaactGATATAACTCTTTGTAATGTATTAACTTCTTGATTCCATTAGCTTTTGGTTTttgataaaattttcaaaatgcaaaCTAGGTAATATTTCACCATTCTTGTATTGAGATTATAATCCTTCAGTCTTTTGAAAATGTCAGgagtaagataatttttaattttacttgagTTGTGTGAGTTCtataatttcaataaatattaccaTATGTAAGTATATGCCAAAAAATTTGGAATTTTAGTCTTGGCATCTTCATGTTATTTAAGGCTGTGTGTGATCATGAAAAGATCGGCATAGAAAAGTATGCACTAAAATTGTTATCTCAACTACTTGAATATACTATTTCAGTCATGAAAAAATTTAGATTACCACCTTTGACTATTTTGTTCAACATACTAAACACACAAAATCCCCCAATTTTCCAGAATGTTTTCTCCATAAAGCTGATGCTATAACATATATCATTCACTTTTTTCAAGTGCATAGATGCAGATTTTGTATATGAGGTTAAAATAATCCCAAATATCATCTCTCTTCAAAAAACTaagaaatacacatattttaaaaggaaaaaaccttcaaaaatttCAGGTAATATTTAATCCTGTTTAAAAatatagcatttatattttatcatgtttCAGGACTATTCTTGGGTTTCAGGTTTCAAGTTTTTCACTGTTAGTGCTGCTTGCTGCTTATGTACTATAACACAATAGAAATGTATCTACAAATATAAAGGGcatacattaagaaaaaatatatttaagattaaTGAAAGTTCACATGCATTTATTGCAGTGAAATTTGGCTATgcctatatttataaaaatatacaaataattttttggtaaatttaagtatgtgtataaatgtatatgtctttatattttcaatatgGTGTATGTAAGTACTTGCTCAATCACAAATACTAGtccaattttatacattttagttcAAAAGTATTTCTTCTCTAAGGAACAGCtcaagcttttatttttctttgaaaatatgttgaagctttattttactgttttaaagtTTCAAACAATTTGAAGTCCCATAAAATAGAGCTAGTGACCCTGGTGGGGGGTACTTAACACGTGGCCTTCAGTGGGCAATAGGTTGAAGCCTATGTAGACgaagagaaacaaaaatctcaCCCAAGTTCCTGATTCTTTTGAGAAGATGGCAGAAGAGCTAGAAGCATGTGAGAATGTATGCTGTGAGCCTGATGATGAAACAACAACAGGAGGAAGAAGAAGCCACTATAACTGGGCCCATGCCAGTTAGGAAGTAAAACTTAACTACCTAATGCTGAGAAGTCTTGCAATACACTCAATAGTGGGTAAATTCTTACAAATGCACCCGCTAATTACAATATTAGTCATTGCACTAGAATGTATTCCCCTCAGTGGTACTTCTGTTTAATAAATCCCATAGGGCATTATCTTAAGGTTGTATTTTAGTAAAGCCATTAGGGAAGGATTTTTTGTGTATTAAATTCCTTCAATCAATGACTGTATATTAGTTAGAGAATAGCATAAATTTCCTTTTGCCTATCATTTTGAAGATAATGTGACTTCTGCAACCCACCTACAAAGCACTTTTAAAGTTCATCAGACCTGCATTAACCTATTGTCAACCTACTTTAGTAAAGGAGGCTTTGACAAGAATTTTCTTCAATGACAT
Above is a window of Pongo pygmaeus isolate AG05252 chromosome 14, NHGRI_mPonPyg2-v2.0_pri, whole genome shotgun sequence DNA encoding:
- the PCDH17 gene encoding protocadherin-17 isoform X2 is translated as MYLSICCCFLLWAPALTLKNLNYSVPEEQGAGTVIGNIGRDARLQPGLPPAERGGGGRSKSGSYRVLENSAPHLLDVDADSGLLYTKQRIDRESLCRHNAKCQLSLEVFANDKEICMIKVEIQDINDNAPSFSSDQIEMDISENAAPGTRFPLTSAHDPDAGENGLRTYLLTRDDHGLFGLDVKTRGDGTKFPELVIQKALDREQQNHHTLVLTALDGGEPPRSATVQINVKVIDSNDNSPVFEAPSYLVELPENAPLGTVVIDLNATDADEGPNGEVLYSFSSYVPDRVRELFSIDPKTGLIRVKGNLDYEENGMLEIDVQARDLGPNPIPAHCKVTVKLIDRNDNAPSIGFVSVRQGALSEAAPPGTVIALVRVTDRDSGKNGQLQCRVLGGGGTGGGGVLGGPGGSVPFKLEENYDNFYTVVTDRPLDRETQDEYNVTIVARDGGSPPLNSTKSFAVKILDENDNPPRFTKGLYVLQVHENNIPGEYLGSVLAQDPDLGQNGTVSYSILPSHIGDVSIYTYVSVNPTNGAIYALRSFNFEQTKAFEFKVLAKDSGAPAHLESNATVRVTVLDVNDNAPVIVLPTLQNDTAELQVPRNAGLGYLVSTVRALDSDFGESGRLTYEIVDGNDDHLFEIDPSSGEIRTLHPFWEDVTPVVELVVKVTDHGKPTLSAVAKLIIRSVSGSLPEGVPRVNGEQHHWDMSLPLIVTLSTISIILLAAMITIAVKCKRENKEIRTYNCRIAEYSHPQLGGGKGKKKKINKNDIMLVQSEVEERNAMNVMNVVSSPSLATSPMYFDYQTRLPLSSPRSEVMYLKPASNNLTVPQGHAGCHTSFTGQGTNASETPATRMSIIQTDNFPAEPNYMGSRQQFVQSSTFKDPERASLRDSGHGDSDQADSDQDTNKGSCCDMSVREALKMKTTSTKSQPLEQEPEECVNCTDECRVLGHSDRCWMPQFPAANQAENADYRTNLFVPTVEANVETETYETVNPTGKKTFCTFGKDKREHTILIANVKPYLKAKRALSPLLQEVPSASSSPTKACIEPCTSTKGSLDGCEAKPGALAEASSQYLPTDSQYLSPSKQPRDPAFMASDQMARVFADVHSRASRDSSEMGAVLEQLDHPNRDLGRESVDAEEVVREIDKLLQDCRGNDPVAVRK
- the PCDH17 gene encoding protocadherin-17 isoform X1 is translated as MYLSICCCFLLWAPALTLKNLNYSVPEEQGAGTVIGNIGRDARLQPGLPPAERGGGGRSKSGSYRVLENSAPHLLDVDADSGLLYTKQRIDRESLCRHNAKCQLSLEVFANDKEICMIKVEIQDINDNAPSFSSDQIEMDISENAAPGTRFPLTSAHDPDAGENGLRTYLLTRDDHGLFGLDVKTRGDGTKFPELVIQKALDREQQNHHTLVLTALDGGEPPRSATVQINVKVIDSNDNSPVFEAPSYLVELPENAPLGTVVIDLNATDADEGPNGEVLYSFSSYVPDRVRELFSIDPKTGLIRVKGNLDYEENGMLEIDVQARDLGPNPIPAHCKVTVKLIDRNDNAPSIGFVSVRQGALSEAAPPGTVIALVRVTDRDSGKNGQLQCRVLGGGGTGGGGVLGGPGGSVPFKLEENYDNFYTVVTDRPLDRETQDEYNVTIVARDGGSPPLNSTKSFAVKILDENDNPPRFTKGLYVLQVHENNIPGEYLGSVLAQDPDLGQNGTVSYSILPSHIGDVSIYTYVSVNPTNGAIYALRSFNFEQTKAFEFKVLAKDSGAPAHLESNATVRVTVLDVNDNAPVIVLPTLQNDTAELQVPRNAGLGYLVSTVRALDSDFGESGRLTYEIVDGNDDHLFEIDPSSGEIRTLHPFWEDVTPVVELVVKVTDHGKPTLSAVAKLIIRSVSGSLPEGVPRVNGEQHHWDMSLPLIVTLSTISIILLAAMITIAVKCKRENKEIRTYNCRIAEYSHPQLGGGKGKKKKINKNDIMLVQSEVEERNAMNVMNVVSSPSLATSPMYFDYQTRLPLSSPRSEVMYLKPASNNLTVPQGHAGCHTSFTGQGTNASETPATRMSIIQTDNFPAEPNYMGSRQQFVQSSSTFKDPERASLRDSGHGDSDQADSDQDTNKGSCCDMSVREALKMKTTSTKSQPLEQEPEECVNCTDECRVLGHSDRCWMPQFPAANQAENADYRTNLFVPTVEANVETETYETVNPTGKKTFCTFGKDKREHTILIANVKPYLKAKRALSPLLQEVPSASSSPTKACIEPCTSTKGSLDGCEAKPGALAEASSQYLPTDSQYLSPSKQPRDPAFMASDQMARVFADVHSRASRDSSEMGAVLEQLDHPNRDLGRESVDAEEVVREIDKLLQDCRGNDPVAVRK